Proteins encoded within one genomic window of Conchiformibius steedae:
- a CDS encoding LysM peptidoglycan-binding domain-containing protein: MHKHLTVLFCAAGVALSAPAFAKSKLKVKPNAPARYVVKQGDTLWEISGKYLYRPWKWPALWQVNRGKIRNPHLIYPGQELYLSYVNGRPVLTAKKRARGGRASTSQGGIPTIKLGPRTIDLDNSIPTINVDFYRLFMKHPQFVAEEDLAHAPRIVAGEDGRTLFTTEDRIYADGPIESGSYLVYRVKEDLKDPISGKSLGRLVEFAGEASTLPVHDHGMANRDNQEMTPKQREKLSADEYYVREGHKRVAVRTAQAMKLTNATSEILRGDYLLKKPDVLTGFYMMPHPPARDVDARIVTMMDGISESAMTQTIILNKGEADGIDAGTVLAVYKPNRIVKTEWNNPDKKASQFVNLPTEEIGLAMVYRTGEHVSSAIILESSTNVSKGDVLRAPGGDLSVDEEESTVLQGGMIEGTPGFLDDVERDWKDVIEHVK; this comes from the coding sequence ATGCACAAGCACCTTACTGTTTTGTTTTGCGCCGCAGGCGTGGCGCTTTCGGCGCCAGCGTTTGCCAAATCCAAGTTAAAAGTGAAACCCAATGCGCCTGCGCGTTATGTGGTCAAGCAGGGCGACACTTTATGGGAAATTTCGGGTAAATATTTGTACCGTCCGTGGAAATGGCCGGCGCTGTGGCAGGTAAACCGTGGCAAAATCCGCAATCCGCACCTGATTTATCCGGGGCAGGAACTGTATTTGAGCTATGTAAACGGACGACCCGTGCTGACGGCGAAAAAACGCGCCCGTGGCGGACGTGCCAGCACGTCGCAAGGCGGTATTCCCACCATTAAGCTGGGACCGCGTACCATAGATTTGGATAACAGCATTCCCACCATTAATGTGGATTTCTACCGTTTGTTTATGAAGCACCCGCAGTTTGTTGCCGAAGAGGATTTGGCGCACGCACCGCGCATTGTGGCGGGGGAAGACGGACGCACGCTGTTTACCACGGAAGACCGCATTTATGCCGATGGTCCGATTGAATCGGGCAGCTATCTAGTTTACCGCGTAAAAGAAGATTTGAAAGACCCGATTAGCGGCAAATCTTTGGGACGTTTGGTAGAATTTGCCGGCGAAGCCTCAACTTTGCCTGTTCACGACCACGGCATGGCAAACCGCGACAATCAGGAAATGACACCCAAGCAGCGCGAGAAACTGAGTGCGGACGAATACTATGTGCGCGAAGGGCATAAACGTGTTGCCGTGCGTACTGCCCAAGCAATGAAGCTGACCAATGCCACATCGGAAATTTTGCGCGGCGATTACCTGCTGAAAAAACCCGATGTGCTGACAGGCTTCTATATGATGCCCCATCCGCCTGCGCGTGATGTAGATGCCCGCATTGTGACCATGATGGACGGCATTTCCGAAAGCGCGATGACCCAAACCATTATTCTGAACAAGGGCGAAGCAGACGGCATTGATGCAGGTACGGTGTTGGCGGTGTACAAACCTAATCGCATTGTCAAAACCGAATGGAACAATCCCGATAAAAAAGCCTCGCAGTTTGTGAACCTGCCCACCGAAGAAATCGGTTTAGCGATGGTGTACCGCACCGGCGAACACGTTTCATCGGCGATTATTTTGGAAAGCAGCACCAATGTGAGCAAAGGTGATGTGTTACGCGCACCGGGGGGCGATTTGTCGGTGGATGAAGAAGAATCCACCGTATTGCAGGGCGGTATGATTGAAGGCACGCCCGGCTTTTTGGACGATGTAGAGCGCGATTGGAAAGACGTGATTGAACACGTTAAATAA
- a CDS encoding Bax inhibitor-1 family protein — MNEPQQHVSDYTGIATQSQPQEVLLQKTYNLLALSFLPCALGAGAGMMFNPFAALGNQWLAIGIMFAFFYGMCFAIEKNRYSKTGVALLMVFTFGMGLMLSPLLMVTAAVANGGKLVMTAALMTAGVFFAMAYLARKSNINTHALGKFLGMGAIVLMIGVVANLFFQLPVMGLTLSGAFVVFSSLLIMWQIRNVIEGGEDSHISAALTIFISLYNIFSSLLHLLLAFAGDD, encoded by the coding sequence ATGAACGAACCGCAACAACACGTTTCCGACTACACGGGCATTGCCACGCAAAGCCAGCCGCAGGAAGTTTTACTGCAAAAAACCTATAACCTGCTGGCACTGTCGTTTCTGCCCTGTGCTTTAGGCGCGGGCGCAGGCATGATGTTTAACCCCTTTGCCGCTTTGGGCAACCAATGGCTGGCAATCGGCATTATGTTTGCCTTCTTTTACGGCATGTGTTTTGCCATTGAAAAAAACCGCTACAGCAAAACAGGCGTGGCACTGCTGATGGTGTTTACCTTCGGCATGGGATTGATGCTGTCGCCGCTGCTGATGGTTACCGCAGCCGTTGCCAATGGCGGCAAACTGGTAATGACTGCCGCACTGATGACCGCAGGCGTGTTTTTTGCCATGGCATATCTGGCGCGTAAATCCAATATCAACACCCACGCTTTGGGCAAGTTTTTGGGTATGGGCGCAATCGTGCTGATGATTGGCGTGGTCGCCAACCTGTTTTTCCAACTGCCTGTGATGGGTTTAACCCTGTCGGGCGCGTTTGTGGTGTTCAGTTCGCTGCTGATTATGTGGCAAATCCGCAATGTGATTGAAGGCGGCGAAGACAGCCACATCAGCGCGGCACTGACCATCTTTATTTCGCTGTACAATATTTTCAGCAGCCTGCTGCACCTGCTGCTGGCGTTTGCTGGCGACGATTAA
- the rplM gene encoding 50S ribosomal protein L13, which translates to MKTFSAKPHEVQREWFVIDAEDKVLGRVAAEVARRLRGKHKPEYTPHVDTGDYIIVINADKLRVTGNKFEDKKYYRHSGFPGGIYERSFRQMQEKFPGRALEKAVKGMLPKGPLGYAMIKKLKVYAGAEHQHAAQQPKVLEI; encoded by the coding sequence ATGAAAACCTTTTCAGCGAAACCGCACGAGGTGCAACGCGAATGGTTTGTAATCGACGCCGAAGACAAAGTACTCGGTCGTGTTGCAGCCGAAGTTGCCCGCCGTCTGCGCGGCAAACATAAGCCCGAATACACCCCCCACGTGGACACTGGTGATTACATTATTGTGATTAATGCCGACAAATTGCGCGTGACTGGCAACAAATTTGAAGACAAAAAATACTACCGTCACTCTGGTTTCCCCGGCGGTATTTACGAGCGCAGCTTCCGCCAAATGCAGGAAAAATTCCCCGGTCGTGCTTTGGAAAAAGCCGTAAAAGGCATGTTGCCCAAAGGTCCTTTGGGTTATGCCATGATTAAAAAACTGAAAGTGTATGCTGGTGCCGAACACCAACACGCTGCTCAACAACCCAAAGTTTTGGAAATTTAA
- the hrpA gene encoding ATP-dependent RNA helicase HrpA: MQQPDLSQVLAKDRYFLQRAFKQPQKFGGLAKVQQKYQKSHEIYQKRLQNLPKPQFDDSLPVHEKRAEIRDAIAANQVTIICGETGSGKTTQLPKICLELGRGAAGLIGHTQPRRLAARSVAERIAEELGQNIGQAVGYKVRFTDHTARDASIKLMTDGILLAETQTDRFLTAYDTIIIDEAHERSLNIDFLLGYLKQILPQRPDLKVIITSATIDAERFSQHFNGAPVIEVSGRTYPVDVLYRPLQADDEDEAEIETADAIVDAADELARFGTGDILVFLPGEREIRETAEALRKSPLRKNDDILPLFARLSAQEQHKIFHPQGDTRRIILATNVAETSLTVPRIRYVIDTGLARVKRYSARAKVEQLHVEKISQAAARQRSGRCGRVSAGVCIRLYSQEDFEQRPPFTDPEIIRSNLAAVILRMAALKLGDVAAFPFLEAPDQRYINDGFQVLQELGAVNDKNQLSKTGEQMSRLPIDPKISRMLLAAQKHDCVAEMLVIVSALSIQDPRERPLEAREAANKAHERFADKQSDFLSYLNIWDSFQRERDKGLTNKQLVQWCHQYFLSHLRMREWRELHKQLADIAVEMGLVEKERAFRQPEKVAQLQANETVQDQDLSAKLKQKQLDKKQHRAQIRAKKAAGYEQIHRALLTGLIANVGMKSPEGHDYTGARGSHFHLFPASSLFKAKPKWVMAAELTETTKLYARDVAEIKPEWIEAEAPHLVRYHYFEPHWEQKRGEVVASERVTLYGLTVLPRRPIAYGKVAPEEAREIFIRSALVAQECDLKAAFFIHNKKLIREISELEHKSRKQDVLVDEEALFAFYHDRLPENYQVSENKTVALADIRTFEAWLKTVDEKQLFLSREDLMQHAAAHITEEQFPKFWRNQDGKFKLNYRFEPHHPLDGVTLTVPLTVLNRVNAAELEWLVPGMIREKLQLLIKALPKQIRRVCVPVPDFITRFLAAEPDHSQPILPQLAHAVAKHTGDMRLLEQINLDDWAAQRLPEHCYANIRVVDDGGQELATGRDLAQLQQQLGNAAAMTFRDNTQEFERDNLTDWSIGTLPESIKFARGKQQLTGYLALQKEKNGNIALRLFDTPEAAAHAHRAGVIALMQLQLKDHMKDLNKGIQGFTQAAMLLKHIPADTLRDDLTQAVCDRAFIGEDELPRSEKAFKEQIKRARSRLPAVKEALSRYLQETAAAYTELNGKLGKHPLTPLLRRRVEQLLSAGFATRTPWAQWQRLPVYLKAMTLRMEKYSANPARDQAREADINQLEQMLNDKLQSLTRQNQPVFDELLAFAWQLEELRVSLFAQELKTPHPVSVKRLLRMF, translated from the coding sequence ATGCAGCAGCCCGATTTATCCCAAGTGCTTGCCAAAGACCGTTATTTCTTACAACGTGCGTTTAAACAGCCGCAAAAATTCGGCGGTTTGGCAAAAGTTCAACAAAAATACCAAAAATCCCACGAAATTTACCAAAAACGCCTACAAAACTTGCCCAAACCGCAGTTTGACGACAGCCTGCCCGTGCATGAAAAACGCGCCGAAATCCGCGATGCCATTGCCGCTAACCAAGTTACCATTATTTGTGGCGAAACGGGTTCGGGTAAAACCACGCAGCTGCCGAAAATCTGTTTGGAATTGGGGCGCGGCGCGGCAGGTTTAATCGGGCATACCCAACCGCGCCGTTTGGCGGCGCGCTCTGTGGCGGAACGCATTGCTGAAGAGCTGGGGCAGAATATTGGGCAAGCCGTTGGTTATAAAGTGCGTTTTACCGACCACACCGCACGCGATGCCAGCATCAAACTGATGACAGACGGCATTTTGCTGGCGGAAACCCAAACCGACCGTTTTCTTACCGCTTACGACACCATTATTATTGACGAAGCGCACGAGCGCAGCCTGAATATTGATTTCCTACTTGGCTATCTGAAACAAATTCTGCCACAGCGACCTGATTTAAAAGTCATTATCACATCAGCGACCATTGATGCCGAGCGTTTTTCCCAGCATTTTAACGGCGCACCCGTGATTGAGGTAAGCGGGCGCACCTATCCTGTGGACGTGCTGTATCGCCCCTTGCAAGCCGATGATGAAGATGAAGCAGAAATAGAAACCGCCGATGCCATTGTGGATGCGGCGGACGAATTGGCGCGTTTTGGCACAGGCGATATTTTGGTTTTTCTACCGGGTGAGCGCGAAATCCGCGAGACTGCCGAAGCCTTACGCAAATCGCCCTTGCGTAAAAATGATGATATTTTACCGCTATTTGCGCGACTTTCCGCGCAAGAGCAGCACAAAATTTTCCATCCGCAGGGCGACACGCGCCGCATTATTCTTGCCACCAACGTCGCTGAAACCTCGCTAACCGTGCCGCGCATCCGCTATGTGATTGATACGGGTTTGGCGCGGGTGAAACGCTATTCGGCGCGGGCAAAAGTGGAGCAGTTGCACGTTGAAAAAATCTCGCAGGCAGCGGCGCGGCAACGGTCGGGGCGTTGCGGGCGCGTATCGGCAGGCGTATGCATCCGTTTGTATTCGCAAGAAGATTTTGAACAACGCCCACCGTTTACCGACCCCGAAATTATCCGCAGCAATTTGGCGGCGGTGATTTTACGTATGGCGGCGCTGAAATTGGGCGATGTGGCGGCGTTTCCGTTTTTAGAAGCGCCCGACCAGCGTTATATCAACGATGGTTTTCAAGTTTTACAAGAACTTGGCGCGGTAAACGACAAAAACCAATTAAGCAAAACAGGCGAGCAGATGTCGCGCCTGCCGATAGACCCGAAAATCTCGCGTATGCTGTTGGCGGCGCAAAAGCATGATTGCGTGGCGGAAATGCTGGTGATTGTGTCTGCCTTGTCGATTCAAGACCCGCGCGAACGCCCTTTGGAAGCGCGTGAAGCAGCGAATAAGGCGCATGAGCGTTTTGCCGATAAGCAGTCGGATTTTTTAAGTTATTTGAATATTTGGGATTCTTTCCAGCGCGAGCGTGATAAGGGCTTGACCAATAAGCAGTTGGTGCAATGGTGCCATCAGTATTTTTTATCGCATTTGCGTATGCGCGAGTGGCGCGAATTGCATAAGCAACTGGCTGATATTGCGGTAGAAATGGGTTTGGTGGAAAAGGAACGCGCGTTCAGGCAGCCTGAAAAAGTGGCGCAACTGCAAGCCAACGAAACGGTACAAGACCAAGATTTATCCGCCAAATTAAAACAAAAACAATTGGATAAAAAACAGCATCGCGCCCAAATCCGTGCCAAAAAAGCCGCAGGCTACGAACAAATCCACCGCGCTTTATTAACGGGCTTAATCGCCAACGTGGGTATGAAGTCGCCTGAAGGACACGACTACACAGGCGCACGCGGCAGCCATTTTCATTTGTTTCCCGCGTCGTCTTTGTTTAAAGCCAAACCCAAATGGGTGATGGCGGCGGAACTGACTGAAACGACAAAACTTTATGCCCGCGATGTGGCGGAAATCAAGCCCGAATGGATTGAAGCGGAAGCGCCGCATTTGGTGCGCTATCATTATTTTGAGCCGCATTGGGAACAAAAACGTGGCGAAGTGGTGGCAAGTGAGCGCGTAACCCTTTATGGTTTAACGGTTTTGCCGCGCCGTCCGATTGCTTATGGCAAGGTTGCGCCCGAAGAAGCGCGGGAAATTTTTATCCGCAGCGCATTGGTGGCGCAGGAATGCGATTTAAAAGCAGCGTTTTTTATCCACAATAAAAAACTGATTCGTGAAATCAGCGAATTAGAGCATAAATCGCGCAAGCAAGATGTGTTGGTGGACGAAGAAGCCTTGTTTGCGTTTTACCACGACAGGCTGCCTGAAAATTATCAAGTATCGGAAAACAAAACGGTTGCGCTGGCGGATATCCGCACCTTTGAAGCGTGGCTGAAAACAGTTGATGAAAAACAACTATTTTTGTCGCGCGAAGATTTGATGCAGCACGCCGCCGCGCACATTACCGAAGAGCAGTTCCCCAAATTTTGGCGTAATCAGGACGGAAAATTTAAACTAAATTACCGTTTTGAACCGCATCACCCGCTTGACGGCGTTACGCTGACCGTACCGCTAACCGTATTAAACCGCGTCAACGCCGCCGAATTGGAATGGCTCGTTCCGGGCATGATACGCGAAAAATTACAGTTGCTGATTAAGGCATTACCCAAACAAATCCGCCGCGTATGTGTGCCTGTGCCTGATTTTATTACCCGTTTTCTCGCTGCCGAACCTGACCACAGCCAGCCGATTTTGCCGCAGCTTGCCCATGCCGTTGCCAAACACACGGGCGATATGCGTTTGTTGGAACAGATTAATTTGGACGATTGGGCTGCACAGCGTTTACCCGAACATTGTTACGCCAATATCCGCGTGGTGGACGATGGCGGACAGGAGTTGGCAACGGGGCGCGATTTGGCGCAACTGCAACAGCAGCTTGGCAACGCCGCCGCCATGACTTTCCGCGATAATACCCAAGAATTTGAACGGGATAACTTGACCGATTGGAGCATCGGCACGCTGCCTGAAAGCATTAAATTTGCGCGTGGCAAACAGCAGCTCACGGGTTACCTTGCCCTACAAAAAGAAAAAAACGGCAACATCGCCTTACGCCTGTTTGATACGCCCGAAGCTGCCGCACACGCCCACCGTGCAGGCGTGATTGCGCTGATGCAGCTTCAGCTTAAAGACCATATGAAAGATTTAAACAAAGGTATTCAAGGTTTTACCCAAGCAGCAATGTTGCTGAAACATATTCCTGCCGACACCCTGCGCGATGATTTGACCCAAGCCGTGTGCGACCGCGCCTTTATCGGCGAAGACGAACTGCCGCGCAGTGAAAAAGCCTTTAAAGAACAAATTAAACGCGCCCGCAGCCGCTTGCCTGCGGTAAAAGAAGCCCTGAGCCGCTATTTGCAGGAAACCGCCGCCGCCTATACCGAATTAAACGGCAAACTGGGTAAACATCCGCTAACGCCATTGCTGCGTCGCCGTGTGGAACAGCTACTTTCGGCAGGATTTGCCACGCGTACCCCGTGGGCGCAATGGCAACGGCTGCCCGTGTATCTAAAAGCCATGACCCTGCGGATGGAAAAATATAGCGCCAATCCTGCCCGCGACCAAGCAAGGGAAGCGGATATTAACCAGCTTGAACAGATGCTAAACGATAAGTTACAATCACTAACACGGCAAAACCAGCCTGTGTTTGATGAATTGTTGGCGTTTGCTTGGCAGTTAGAGGAATTGCGCGTTTCCTTGTTTGCGCAGGAGTTGAAGACGCCTCATCCAGTATCGGTTAAACGGTTGTTAAGAATGTTTTGA
- the def gene encoding peptide deformylase, producing the protein MALLTILQYPDERLHKVAEPVKQIDARIKQLAADMAETMYSARGIGLAATQVDVHERVVVIDLSEERDSLMVLVNPVITAKDGETTYEEGCLSVPGIYDKVTRAERITAEYLDLDGNSHTIEADGLLAICIQHEIDHLNGKVFVEYLSTLKQNRIRSKLKKRERENM; encoded by the coding sequence ATGGCATTGCTGACAATTTTACAGTACCCCGATGAACGCCTGCACAAAGTGGCAGAACCCGTTAAGCAAATAGACGCCCGCATCAAACAACTCGCTGCCGATATGGCAGAAACCATGTATTCCGCACGCGGCATCGGCTTGGCAGCCACACAGGTAGATGTGCATGAACGCGTGGTGGTGATTGATTTGTCGGAAGAACGCGACAGCCTAATGGTGCTGGTAAACCCCGTGATTACCGCCAAAGACGGTGAAACCACCTACGAAGAAGGCTGTTTGTCCGTTCCAGGTATTTACGACAAAGTGACCCGCGCCGAGCGCATCACCGCCGAATATCTTGATTTGGACGGCAACAGCCACACCATTGAAGCAGACGGACTGCTTGCCATCTGCATCCAGCACGAAATTGACCATTTAAACGGCAAAGTATTTGTGGAATACCTGTCCACTCTCAAGCAAAACCGCATCCGTTCCAAACTCAAAAAACGCGAACGCGAAAATATGTAA
- the rpsI gene encoding 30S ribosomal protein S9 yields MNGKYYYGTGRRKSSVARVFLQKGSGQIIVNGRPVDEFFSRETSRMVVRQPLVLTENAEAFDIKINVSGGGETGQSGAIRHGITRALIDYDAALKPALSQAGFVTRDAREVERKKFGLRKARRAKQFSKR; encoded by the coding sequence ATGAACGGTAAATACTATTACGGCACCGGTCGCCGCAAAAGCTCTGTTGCCCGCGTGTTCCTGCAAAAAGGTAGCGGTCAGATTATTGTAAACGGTCGTCCCGTTGATGAATTCTTCTCACGTGAAACCAGCCGCATGGTGGTGCGTCAGCCTTTGGTTTTGACTGAAAACGCTGAAGCCTTTGATATTAAAATCAATGTAAGCGGTGGTGGTGAAACCGGTCAATCTGGTGCCATCCGTCACGGCATTACCCGCGCCCTGATTGACTACGATGCTGCTTTGAAACCTGCTTTGTCTCAAGCTGGTTTTGTTACCCGCGATGCGCGTGAAGTGGAACGTAAAAAATTCGGTCTACGCAAAGCACGCCGCGCCAAACAGTTCTCCAAACGTTAA
- the secB gene encoding protein-export chaperone SecB, protein MSEQDQPVFSIEKLYVKDLSLEVPHAPQIFLESETPEVDMRVATHSQKVEDGFYECGITVTITATLKDERVVFLSEVNQAGIFRLSNIPEEDIKILLGVACPNILFPYARETVSSTVTRAGFPPVLLAPINFDAMYQQSQEEAAAAE, encoded by the coding sequence ATGAGCGAACAAGACCAACCCGTTTTTAGCATTGAGAAACTGTATGTTAAAGATTTGTCTTTAGAAGTACCCCACGCCCCGCAAATCTTTTTGGAATCGGAAACCCCCGAAGTGGATATGCGTGTGGCCACCCACAGCCAAAAAGTGGAAGACGGCTTTTATGAGTGCGGCATTACCGTTACCATTACCGCCACTTTAAAAGACGAACGCGTGGTATTTTTGAGCGAAGTCAATCAAGCAGGTATTTTCCGCCTGTCCAACATCCCCGAGGAAGACATTAAAATCCTGTTGGGCGTCGCCTGCCCGAACATCCTGTTCCCCTATGCGCGTGAAACAGTATCTTCTACCGTAACCCGCGCAGGCTTCCCGCCCGTATTGCTGGCACCGATTAACTTTGATGCCATGTATCAGCAATCGCAAGAAGAAGCCGCTGCTGCCGAATAA